The following proteins are encoded in a genomic region of Streptococcus equi subsp. equi:
- a CDS encoding C3-degrading proteinase — MTLFDNIVFKTPVLRVNNRDLNIAFYQKNLGLRLVSEENAISIFSSWGQGQERFVIEESPAARTRVVDGPKKVNTIVIKTTAPKDIEQLLAHGVDYDLIFKGKKGYAFEVTSPEGDRFLLHAEDDIKELDIVDDVPAIDKEADFRGLSQFSFDLIVLNVLDDEQSRAFYQSIFGDCLPVTLEFNREAGQDLTIVPHVTWDLEILEFQVSDSYDLLALKTYLEDKGCQVYLDKKARVLVLSDPSQIEIWFVK; from the coding sequence ATGACTTTATTTGACAATATTGTCTTTAAAACCCCAGTATTACGTGTTAACAATCGCGACCTTAATATTGCCTTTTACCAAAAAAATCTAGGCTTAAGGCTAGTGTCAGAGGAAAACGCGATATCAATTTTTTCATCTTGGGGCCAAGGACAAGAACGCTTTGTAATTGAAGAATCTCCAGCAGCAAGAACACGCGTTGTAGATGGCCCTAAGAAAGTAAATACAATTGTTATCAAAACAACTGCTCCTAAGGACATTGAGCAGCTCCTAGCTCATGGCGTTGACTATGATTTGATTTTCAAGGGAAAAAAAGGCTATGCCTTTGAAGTCACCTCACCAGAGGGAGATCGCTTCTTACTCCATGCAGAGGACGATATCAAGGAGCTTGACATTGTCGATGATGTTCCTGCAATTGACAAGGAAGCTGACTTTAGGGGGCTGAGTCAGTTTAGCTTTGATCTGATTGTCTTAAATGTTTTAGATGACGAGCAATCCAGAGCTTTTTATCAGTCTATTTTTGGTGATTGCCTGCCGGTCACGCTTGAGTTTAATAGGGAGGCTGGTCAAGATTTGACGATTGTCCCGCATGTCACATGGGATTTGGAGATTTTAGAATTTCAGGTGTCAGATAGCTATGACTTGCTTGCTCTAAAGACCTACCTTGAGGACAAAGGGTGTCAGGTTTATTTAGATAAAAAGGCAAGGGTGCTTGTTCTTTCAGACCCAAGTCAGATCGAAATTTGGTTTGTCAAATGA
- the ampH gene encoding esterase: MTLEVIEKVSQQIQEGLYHGASLALFRCGGWQEHYIGTLDGQRPVTKGLVYDLASVSKVVGVATVCIAMINSGALALDTPLRHYYPDAQKLEVTLRQLLTHTSGLDPYIPNRDQLNAQQLRAAMHQLQVKDDKTFHYTDVNFLLLGFMLEHLHGKSLDELFQEMVFTPFGMTETSFGPRPEAVPTVKGVLDGEVHDPKAKVLGNHAGSAGLFSTIRDLERFIEHYLKESFSDRLFQSYSRQEKPRSLGWSLEGDWISHTGYTGPFIMLNKKEQQAAIFLTNRTYDKDDRALWIKERRQLRDAIHRTFDRNSPR; encoded by the coding sequence ATGACATTAGAAGTCATAGAAAAGGTAAGCCAGCAGATTCAGGAAGGCTTATATCATGGGGCTAGCTTAGCCCTTTTTCGCTGTGGCGGTTGGCAGGAGCATTATATCGGTACCCTTGATGGTCAAAGACCTGTTACCAAAGGCTTGGTTTATGATTTAGCCAGTGTCTCTAAGGTTGTCGGAGTAGCGACTGTCTGTATAGCCATGATCAATAGTGGTGCCTTGGCTCTTGATACTCCTTTAAGGCATTATTATCCTGACGCTCAAAAGCTGGAGGTTACACTGCGACAGCTACTCACCCATACTAGTGGACTTGACCCTTATATTCCCAATCGAGATCAGCTCAATGCCCAGCAATTAAGAGCAGCGATGCACCAGCTTCAGGTCAAGGACGATAAGACCTTTCATTACACAGATGTGAATTTTTTATTGCTTGGCTTCATGCTAGAGCACCTTCATGGAAAGTCTCTTGATGAGCTTTTTCAGGAGATGGTTTTTACTCCCTTTGGAATGACTGAGACCTCCTTTGGCCCAAGGCCAGAAGCAGTTCCAACGGTCAAAGGGGTGCTTGATGGAGAGGTACATGATCCCAAGGCTAAGGTCTTGGGAAACCATGCAGGCTCAGCAGGGCTTTTTTCAACCATCAGGGATTTAGAGCGGTTTATTGAGCATTACCTGAAGGAAAGCTTTTCGGATAGACTTTTTCAAAGCTATAGCAGACAGGAAAAGCCCAGGTCTTTGGGTTGGAGCCTAGAGGGTGATTGGATTAGTCATACAGGCTATACAGGGCCTTTTATCATGCTCAATAAAAAGGAGCAGCAGGCAGCGATTTTTCTCACCAATAGAACCTATGACAAGGATGATAGGGCCTTGTGGATCAAAGAGAGACGACAGCTTCGGGATGCTATTCATAGGACCTTTGACAGAAATAGTCCTAGATAA
- a CDS encoding membrane protein — protein sequence MKRLKTLCLLATAITLTLAPISTSQTTTQTVYASETHQNLCTNTGNGWFKCPDGHGGWTWHFDENHKSNQQSFLGGLLGFALSLWGAIIRLF from the coding sequence ATGAAACGACTAAAAACACTATGCTTGTTAGCTACTGCTATAACCCTAACCCTAGCTCCTATCAGCACAAGCCAGACAACAACACAGACCGTATATGCTAGTGAAACTCATCAAAATCTTTGTACGAACACTGGTAACGGATGGTTTAAATGTCCCGATGGACATGGAGGGTGGACTTGGCATTTTGACGAAAATCATAAGTCAAATCAGCAGTCCTTTTTGGGAGGATTGTTGGGCTTTGCTTTGTCTCTATGGGGAGCTATTATTAGACTCTTTTAA
- the pfl gene encoding pyruvate formate-lyase, which yields MATVKTNADVFEKAWEGFKGTDWKEKASISRFVQANYTPYDGDESFLAGVTERSLHIKKVIEETKAHYEATRFPYDTRPTSIADIPAGFIDKDKELIFGIQNDELFKLNFMPKGGIRMAETTLKENGYEPDPAVHEIFTKHVTTVNDGIFRAYTSNIRRARHAHTVTGLPDAYSRGRIIGVYARLALYGADYLMQEKVNDWNAITEIDEESIRLREEINLQYQALGEVVKLGDLYGVDVRRPAENVKEAIQWVNIAFMAVCRVINGAATSLGRVPIVLDIFAERDLARGTFTESEIQEFVDDFVLKLRTVKFARTKAYDALYSGDPTFITTSMAGMGNDGRHRVTKMDYRFLNTLDNIGNSPEPNLTVLWTDKLPYAFRRYCMHMSHKHSSIQYEGVTTMAKDGYGEMSCISCCVSPLDPENEEQRHNIQYFGARVNVLKALLTGLNGGYDDVHKDYKVFDIDPVTDDVLDFDTVKANFEKSLDWLTDTYVDALNIIHYMTDKYNYEAVQMAFLPSHQRANMGFGICGFANTVDTLSAIKYATVKPIRDEDGYIYDYETIGDYPRWGEDDPRSNELAEWLIEAYTTRLRSHKLYKNAEATVSLLTITSNVAYSKQTGNSPVHRGVYLNEDGTTNLSQLEFFSPGANPSNKAKGGWLQNLNSLASLDFSYAADGISLTTQVSPRALGKTHDEQVENLVTILDGYFENGGQHVNLNVMDLNDVYDKIMAGEDVIVRISGYCVNTKYLTPEQKTELTQRVFHEVLSMDDAAEAISGK from the coding sequence ATGGCAACTGTTAAAACTAACGCAGATGTTTTTGAAAAAGCTTGGGAAGGCTTTAAGGGAACTGACTGGAAGGAAAAAGCGAGTATATCTCGTTTTGTACAGGCTAACTATACACCTTATGACGGTGATGAATCATTCCTAGCAGGTGTTACTGAGCGTTCATTGCACATCAAAAAGGTCATTGAGGAGACTAAAGCTCACTACGAAGCAACACGCTTCCCATACGATACTCGTCCAACCTCAATTGCTGACATTCCTGCCGGATTTATTGACAAGGATAAGGAATTAATCTTTGGTATCCAAAACGATGAGCTATTCAAATTGAACTTCATGCCAAAGGGTGGTATCCGTATGGCGGAAACAACTCTGAAGGAAAACGGCTATGAGCCAGATCCTGCTGTACATGAGATTTTCACTAAGCATGTGACAACGGTTAATGACGGTATTTTCCGCGCTTACACGTCAAACATTCGTCGTGCGCGCCATGCCCACACTGTAACTGGTCTGCCAGATGCTTACTCACGTGGTCGTATCATCGGTGTTTACGCACGTCTTGCCCTCTACGGAGCAGATTACTTGATGCAAGAAAAGGTCAACGACTGGAATGCCATCACTGAGATCGACGAAGAATCAATCCGTCTTCGCGAAGAAATCAACCTGCAATACCAAGCACTTGGCGAAGTGGTTAAGTTAGGTGATCTTTACGGTGTTGACGTTCGTCGTCCTGCTGAAAACGTCAAAGAAGCTATCCAATGGGTTAACATTGCCTTTATGGCTGTTTGCCGCGTGATCAATGGTGCTGCTACTTCTCTTGGACGTGTCCCAATCGTTCTTGACATCTTTGCTGAGCGTGACCTTGCACGTGGAACCTTCACCGAATCAGAAATTCAAGAATTCGTTGATGATTTTGTCCTCAAGCTTCGTACCGTTAAGTTTGCTCGTACAAAGGCTTATGACGCTCTTTATTCAGGTGACCCAACCTTCATCACAACCTCTATGGCTGGTATGGGTAATGACGGTCGTCACCGCGTTACAAAGATGGACTACCGCTTCTTAAACACACTTGACAATATTGGTAACTCTCCAGAGCCAAACCTAACCGTTCTTTGGACTGATAAGTTACCATATGCTTTCCGTCGCTACTGTATGCACATGAGTCACAAGCACTCTTCAATCCAATATGAGGGTGTGACAACAATGGCTAAGGACGGCTACGGTGAAATGTCATGTATCTCATGCTGTGTGTCACCACTTGACCCAGAAAATGAAGAGCAACGTCATAACATTCAGTACTTCGGTGCTCGTGTGAACGTGCTTAAAGCCCTTCTTACTGGACTTAACGGTGGTTACGATGATGTGCACAAGGACTACAAGGTATTTGACATCGACCCTGTTACTGATGATGTCCTTGACTTTGATACTGTTAAGGCTAACTTTGAAAAATCACTTGATTGGTTGACTGATACTTACGTAGATGCGCTTAATATCATTCACTACATGACTGACAAGTACAACTACGAAGCTGTTCAAATGGCATTCTTACCATCACATCAACGTGCTAACATGGGATTTGGTATCTGTGGCTTCGCAAATACTGTTGACACCCTATCAGCTATTAAATATGCGACTGTTAAGCCAATTCGTGACGAAGATGGTTACATCTATGACTACGAAACAATCGGCGACTACCCACGCTGGGGTGAGGACGATCCTCGCTCAAACGAATTAGCTGAGTGGTTGATTGAGGCTTACACTACACGTCTACGCAGCCACAAGCTTTATAAGAACGCTGAAGCAACTGTGTCACTGCTTACCATCACTTCAAACGTTGCTTACTCTAAGCAAACTGGTAACTCTCCGGTTCACCGCGGTGTTTACCTCAACGAAGATGGTACAACTAACCTATCACAACTTGAATTCTTCTCACCAGGTGCTAACCCATCTAACAAGGCTAAGGGTGGCTGGCTGCAAAACTTGAACTCACTTGCAAGCCTTGACTTCTCATATGCCGCAGATGGTATCTCACTAACAACTCAAGTATCACCTCGCGCGCTTGGTAAGACACATGACGAACAGGTTGAAAACCTTGTTACTATCCTTGATGGTTACTTTGAAAATGGTGGTCAACACGTTAACCTAAACGTTATGGACTTAAATGACGTTTACGATAAAATTATGGCTGGTGAAGACGTTATCGTCCGTATCTCTGGATACTGTGTCAATACCAAATACCTTACACCAGAACAAAAAACTGAATTAACTCAACGTGTCTTCCACGAAGTGCTTTCAATGGACGATGCCGCTGAAGCTATTTCAGGAAAATAA
- a CDS encoding transposase gives MLEILDLSRSTYYYQVKQLAQEDKDMDLKELIQGIYDEHHGNYGYRRIHLELRNRGFIVNHKKVQRLMTVMGLKARIRRKRKYSSYKGEVGKKADNLIKRQFEGSKPYEKCYTDVTEFTLPEGKLYLSPVLDGYNSEIIDFTLSRSPDLKQVQTMLEKAFPADSYNGTILHSDQGWQYQHQSYHHFLETKGIRPSMSRKGNSPDNGMMESFFGILKSEMFYGLETTYQSLNELEQAITDYIFYYNNKRIKAKLKGLSPVQYRTKSFH, from the coding sequence TTGCTTGAAATCCTTGATTTATCGCGGTCAACCTATTATTATCAAGTCAAGCAACTAGCTCAAGAAGATAAGGACATGGACTTAAAGGAGCTCATTCAAGGCATCTATGATGAACATCATGGCAATTATGGCTATCGTCGCATTCATCTGGAACTAAGAAATCGTGGTTTTATCGTCAATCACAAAAAAGTACAACGTTTGATGACTGTCATGGGCTTAAAAGCTCGTATCCGTCGTAAGCGCAAGTATTCTTCTTACAAAGGTGAGGTTGGCAAAAAGGCTGATAATCTGATTAAACGTCAGTTTGAAGGTTCTAAGCCCTACGAGAAGTGCTATACCGATGTGACGGAATTTACCTTACCTGAGGGGAAACTCTATCTATCGCCTGTTCTTGACGGCTATAACAGTGAGATTATTGATTTCACCCTGTCTCGATCGCCTGACTTGAAGCAAGTACAAACCATGCTTGAGAAGGCTTTTCCAGCGGATTCGTACAATGGAACGATTCTCCACAGCGATCAAGGCTGGCAATATCAACATCAGTCTTATCATCACTTTTTGGAGACTAAAGGCATTCGTCCATCCATGTCTCGCAAGGGAAATAGTCCAGATAATGGGATGATGGAGTCCTTCTTTGGTATTCTCAAATCTGAGATGTTTTACGGCCTTGAGACAACTTATCAATCCCTTAATGAGCTTGAACAAGCTATTACAGATTACATTTTTTACTACAACAACAAACGCATTAAAGCAAAGCTAAAAGGACTTAGCCCTGTGCAATACAGAACTAAATCCTTTCACTAA